The proteins below come from a single Methanothrix thermoacetophila PT genomic window:
- a CDS encoding SemiSWEET family sugar transporter produces MEPWDIVGIAAGSITMFGFYPQIIKMYRTKLVGDLSLPMLLQYTTGIFLWLLYGIYLENTILIVSNAVSLASFLCGIILYLKYNAGHRVLSNR; encoded by the coding sequence ATGGAGCCATGGGATATTGTGGGCATCGCAGCGGGGTCCATCACGATGTTCGGATTTTACCCGCAGATCATCAAGATGTACAGGACCAAGCTTGTAGGAGATCTGAGCCTGCCGATGCTTCTCCAGTATACAACAGGCATCTTCCTGTGGCTGCTATACGGCATATACCTGGAGAACACCATCCTCATAGTGTCAAATGCTGTGTCGCTGGCAAGCTTTTTATGCGGAATTATACTGTATTTAAAATATAATGCTGGTCACAGGGTGCTGAGCAACAGATGA
- a CDS encoding IS5-like element ISMth3 family transposase, producing the protein MAYEDNRNWREYNEKLVRRGWFYLSTDFVNNWDEELLKMNKNKNGRPYRYPETFIQFCGLAYAFLHLPYRQLEGFIQALSGFVPGLLAADYSTLWQRITNLELNIPIPDNDLVVAVDSTGMKVTNRGDWMRESHGVERRGWIKVHIAVDVETRKPVTFEITDETVTDHEMVKPLLEDVKLEDSLMDGAYDKEGVFDFMKEKGVDMPGIKIRKNAIVKAGSSRAEPVLEFMKYGYHSWKIVHGYGRRWAAESVFSAIKRIFGETVRATSKEGMIREVRRMFTFYTIILSV; encoded by the coding sequence ATGGCCTATGAGGATAACCGCAATTGGCGCGAATACAATGAGAAATTGGTTAGGCGAGGATGGTTTTACCTTAGCACTGACTTTGTGAATAATTGGGATGAAGAGCTACTGAAGATGAATAAGAACAAGAATGGCAGACCCTATCGCTATCCTGAGACATTTATTCAATTTTGTGGTTTAGCATACGCCTTTCTTCATTTACCATACAGGCAGCTCGAAGGATTTATTCAGGCGCTAAGCGGATTTGTTCCTGGGCTGTTGGCTGCCGATTATTCGACATTATGGCAGAGGATTACGAATTTGGAGTTGAATATTCCAATACCTGATAACGATTTAGTGGTCGCAGTTGACTCAACAGGAATGAAGGTTACGAATAGAGGCGACTGGATGAGAGAAAGTCATGGTGTTGAACGCAGAGGCTGGATAAAAGTGCATATCGCCGTAGATGTTGAAACAAGGAAGCCCGTAACCTTCGAGATAACCGATGAGACCGTCACTGATCATGAGATGGTAAAACCGCTGCTGGAAGATGTTAAGCTTGAAGATTCACTGATGGATGGAGCTTATGATAAGGAGGGGGTATTCGATTTCATGAAAGAGAAGGGCGTAGATATGCCTGGAATCAAGATCAGGAAGAATGCTATCGTCAAAGCAGGCTCGTCCAGAGCCGAACCAGTTCTTGAGTTTATGAAGTATGGATACCACAGTTGGAAAATTGTGCATGGATATGGAAGAAGGTGGGCGGCTGAAAGTGTATTCTCAGCAATTAAGAGGATATTTGGCGAGACTGTGAGGGCCACTTCGAAGGAAGGCATGATTCGCGAAGTACGCAGGATGTTCACATTTTATACTATAATTTTAAGCGTATAA
- a CDS encoding winged helix-turn-helix domain-containing protein, translated as MTLKRDKLSIISEILQKCIGGATKTAIVYQVNLNFKTVNPYLDLLIARGLIEISQGSTVTYTTTEKGIKLLEDLKRVHDVLKETSEQD; from the coding sequence ATGACGCTGAAAAGAGACAAGCTGAGCATAATATCTGAGATACTTCAGAAATGCATTGGTGGTGCCACGAAAACCGCTATAGTCTACCAGGTAAACCTGAACTTCAAGACGGTTAATCCATACCTGGATCTTCTGATCGCCCGTGGTCTTATTGAGATCTCTCAGGGCTCGACTGTGACATACACAACGACCGAGAAGGGCATCAAGCTGCTTGAGGATCTGAAAAGAGTGCATGATGTTCTGAAAGAGACATCCGAGCAGGATTAA
- a CDS encoding metallophosphoesterase, whose product MKILLISDTHLDRISEELLKTLSGYDMILHAGDLVSMEVYTDLKTLGETHAVAGNSDHPDVRRSLPERLKLDIEGLRVGIIHRPSHSPDSPGISLMAREMDVDLLVFGHFHKPVFERDGSRMMVCPGSPTCPRLSPPSVAELLVEGGRASIRIVPVGRPMCGYLRFAETLYLNGSSGQC is encoded by the coding sequence ATGAAGATACTCCTAATATCTGATACACATCTTGATCGCATTTCCGAGGAGCTTCTGAAAACCCTGTCCGGATACGATATGATACTGCATGCGGGCGATCTCGTCAGCATGGAGGTCTACACCGATCTTAAGACTCTCGGGGAGACGCATGCGGTGGCTGGAAACTCTGATCATCCGGATGTCAGGAGATCACTGCCAGAGCGTCTGAAGCTTGATATCGAGGGGCTGCGCGTGGGCATCATACACAGACCATCACACTCGCCCGATTCCCCTGGTATATCCCTGATGGCAAGAGAGATGGATGTGGATCTGCTCGTCTTTGGTCATTTCCACAAGCCGGTATTCGAGCGCGATGGAAGTCGGATGATGGTGTGTCCGGGGAGCCCCACATGCCCCAGGCTGTCTCCACCATCCGTCGCAGAGCTCCTCGTGGAGGGTGGAAGGGCATCGATCAGGATCGTGCCAGTGGGAAGGCCTATGTGCGGCTACCTCCGGTTTGCTGAGACGCTTTATCTGAATGGATCTTCTGGCCAATGTTGA
- a CDS encoding MBL fold metallo-hydrolase produces MRVVMLGTGDAIGTPKIGCRCPTCVDALNGGRSRRLRFSILLENDEGRVLIDTSPDLRWQLIKMGISKVDAVIWTHAHYDHYAGFGDFHRVQNHVPVYATRSTLDYVISYLYFLRPQRHDVEPLEPFEIAGMEFTLFEVNHPPVETMGVLVSAGGKRVVITSDTNDALSEESLDIMRDADLFIADAIMPPGYKLNKHMNADEAISLAHRLNARQTVLTHLSHLYPPHDEAVKRWPLAHDMMSIVL; encoded by the coding sequence ATGAGAGTCGTGATGCTGGGAACCGGTGATGCGATAGGCACGCCGAAGATAGGATGCAGATGTCCCACATGCGTCGATGCACTCAATGGTGGGAGGAGCCGACGGCTCAGGTTCTCGATACTTCTGGAGAACGACGAGGGAAGGGTGCTTATTGATACGAGCCCTGATCTTCGATGGCAGCTCATCAAGATGGGCATAAGCAAGGTGGATGCAGTCATCTGGACGCATGCGCATTACGATCACTATGCCGGCTTCGGCGACTTTCACAGGGTTCAGAACCATGTGCCCGTATACGCAACCCGCAGCACCCTGGACTACGTAATCAGTTACCTCTATTTCCTGAGACCCCAGCGGCATGATGTGGAGCCCCTGGAGCCCTTCGAGATCGCCGGCATGGAATTCACGCTCTTCGAGGTGAACCATCCACCGGTCGAGACGATGGGGGTGCTGGTTTCCGCTGGTGGTAAGAGGGTTGTCATAACAAGTGATACGAATGATGCGCTATCCGAGGAGAGCCTGGATATCATGAGAGATGCAGATCTCTTCATCGCGGATGCGATAATGCCACCCGGCTACAAACTAAACAAGCACATGAACGCTGATGAGGCTATCTCCCTGGCGCACAGACTGAACGCCAGGCAGACGGTGCTGACGCACCTGAGCCATCTCTATCCGCCGCACGATGAGGCTGTAAAGAGATGGCCGCTTGCGCATGACATGATGTCAATAGTGCTGTAG
- a CDS encoding SGNH/GDSL hydrolase family protein codes for MSQFTRRTVNALRSGCDVVIVAFGDSITAGYAVRHGFPYFWKQALQEKYPDARIEMHNEGVSGDTTRDGLARLEHSVLYHRPDLVTINFGINDAAYGIGLDEFRANLSRMVEIILSECCSEIILLSSQPLLTPYYDKLVLDYYSAIGEVAAAMGVGFVDVYAAWMVRVRSGMPLESLVLPGLDHPNEDGYRIIAEELMKLF; via the coding sequence ATGAGTCAGTTCACCAGACGCACAGTCAATGCACTGAGATCTGGATGCGATGTCGTGATAGTCGCATTCGGCGACTCGATCACAGCCGGGTATGCGGTGAGGCATGGCTTCCCGTACTTCTGGAAGCAGGCGCTGCAGGAGAAGTACCCTGATGCCAGGATAGAGATGCACAACGAGGGGGTCTCAGGGGATACAACGAGAGACGGCCTGGCGCGCCTGGAGCATTCTGTCCTCTATCACAGGCCCGACCTGGTCACGATAAACTTTGGCATCAACGACGCAGCCTACGGAATCGGTCTGGATGAGTTCAGAGCGAATCTCTCGAGGATGGTGGAGATAATTCTCTCGGAGTGCTGCAGCGAGATAATCCTTCTGAGCTCACAGCCCCTGCTCACCCCCTATTACGATAAGCTCGTGCTCGATTACTACAGTGCAATAGGTGAGGTCGCGGCTGCAATGGGCGTGGGATTCGTCGATGTTTATGCAGCATGGATGGTGCGTGTGAGATCCGGCATGCCGCTCGAATCGCTTGTGCTGCCTGGCCTCGATCACCCCAACGAGGACGGATACAGAATAATAGCAGAGGAGCTTATGAAGCTTTTCTGA
- a CDS encoding 16S rRNA methyltransferase → MISMLLADSELELVPREIVGYPAVRLNARKRNKSPAKSILDASLHHSAMRALPMGDRRGRPDIVHVFLLVALESVLNRVGQLRVYIHTRNNEMITIDPTTRIPKNYPRFVGLMESLFEKGSVPEREPLIVMQRDRDIGACIGEIPHEKVILLSPKGRRVRLSDYVKECDNALFILGGFPKGEFISDVLSEADDTISIYEESLSVWTVASEILVNYENHVLEASAPS, encoded by the coding sequence ATGATTAGCATGTTGCTTGCGGATTCTGAGCTGGAGCTCGTGCCCAGAGAGATCGTGGGGTATCCGGCGGTGCGGCTCAACGCCAGGAAGCGGAACAAATCACCGGCGAAGAGTATTCTTGATGCAAGTCTTCATCACTCAGCGATGCGGGCTCTCCCCATGGGAGATCGCCGCGGGAGGCCGGATATAGTCCATGTCTTTCTTCTTGTGGCGCTGGAATCTGTCCTGAACAGGGTGGGTCAGCTCAGGGTTTATATCCATACCAGAAATAACGAGATGATCACCATAGACCCAACGACAAGGATACCCAAGAACTATCCCCGGTTTGTGGGTCTCATGGAGAGCCTCTTTGAGAAGGGCAGTGTTCCTGAAAGGGAGCCTCTCATTGTGATGCAGAGGGATCGTGATATCGGCGCATGCATAGGTGAGATCCCGCACGAAAAGGTCATCCTTCTATCACCGAAGGGCAGAAGGGTCAGGCTCAGCGATTACGTGAAGGAGTGTGATAACGCTCTCTTCATACTCGGCGGCTTTCCGAAGGGGGAGTTCATAAGCGATGTTCTCTCAGAAGCGGACGATACGATATCGATCTACGAAGAGAGCCTCTCGGTCTGGACCGTGGCATCTGAGATACTCGTCAACTACGAGAATCATGTTCTGGAGGCGTCGGCTCCATCCTGA
- a CDS encoding ATP-binding protein translates to MGSEIPGSVEVTELLLTAEIYNRFESLTEDDLPSRIRKHYFDPEHRGVKRPIYVTISDVEKIYSINDVRSIAKRLPFIDIEEFGSQLRLTVFDLGARWFAREGIERVRSNPVLAYYYENYDHLDVSYAEARRANKPRFADREWIEARIKELQESVQDSEDMLKLVQIKSPEDIRERIGDLVLTDEQRAEISKIEKAIEHREYLRRVGLREIGKSLFVGSPGTGKTTTARAIAEWLGLPLIEVRLSMITSQYLGETSKNIDKVFDLAKRLSPCVLFVDEFDFVAKTRTSDEHGAIKRAVNTLLKAIDEISLVEDGVLFIAATNHPQLLDYAAWRRFDKVLDFPLPDELMRRRILEKILSKIDAEVDIDEIASLTDGYSGSDLRLVVREAMLNALLEDRKTLKHIDLLRAIEDFEHRIREHRGRVAL, encoded by the coding sequence ATGGGTTCCGAGATACCCGGTTCTGTAGAGGTGACCGAGCTCCTGCTTACAGCAGAGATATACAACAGGTTTGAGAGTCTCACAGAGGACGACCTGCCATCAAGGATAAGAAAGCACTACTTCGACCCGGAGCACAGGGGAGTGAAACGCCCCATCTACGTCACCATATCTGATGTTGAGAAAATATACAGCATAAATGACGTGAGAAGCATCGCGAAGCGCCTCCCGTTCATCGATATAGAGGAGTTCGGATCCCAGCTGAGGCTCACAGTGTTTGATCTTGGTGCGAGGTGGTTCGCCAGGGAGGGCATCGAGCGGGTGAGATCGAACCCTGTTCTTGCTTACTATTATGAGAACTACGATCATCTCGATGTCAGCTACGCAGAGGCAAGACGTGCAAACAAGCCGAGATTCGCGGACCGCGAGTGGATCGAGGCTAGGATCAAGGAGCTTCAGGAGTCTGTACAGGACTCAGAGGATATGCTTAAGCTCGTCCAGATAAAATCGCCTGAGGATATCAGAGAGCGCATCGGGGATCTGGTGCTTACAGATGAGCAGAGGGCCGAGATATCGAAGATAGAGAAGGCTATAGAGCACAGGGAATACCTTCGCAGGGTTGGGCTGAGGGAGATCGGAAAGAGCCTCTTCGTTGGCTCTCCCGGCACGGGGAAGACGACGACCGCGAGGGCGATTGCAGAGTGGCTTGGCCTACCCCTCATAGAGGTCAGGCTCTCGATGATCACCAGCCAGTACCTGGGTGAGACCTCAAAGAACATCGACAAGGTCTTCGATCTGGCCAAGCGGCTCAGCCCATGCGTCCTCTTTGTGGATGAGTTCGACTTCGTCGCGAAGACGAGAACCTCAGATGAGCACGGCGCGATCAAGCGGGCGGTCAACACGCTCCTGAAGGCGATCGATGAGATAAGCCTGGTAGAGGATGGCGTCCTGTTCATAGCTGCAACGAATCATCCACAGCTTCTCGACTATGCTGCCTGGCGCAGGTTCGATAAGGTCTTGGACTTTCCGCTGCCTGATGAGCTCATGCGCCGCAGGATCCTAGAGAAGATCCTCTCAAAGATAGATGCAGAGGTGGATATTGATGAGATCGCGAGCCTGACCGATGGTTACTCCGGCTCGGATCTGCGCCTGGTTGTCCGCGAGGCTATGCTGAATGCACTTCTGGAGGACCGCAAAACTCTCAAGCACATCGATCTCCTGCGCGCCATAGAGGACTTCGAGCACAGGATCAGGGAGCACAGAGGCAGAGTGGCTTTATGA
- the trpA gene encoding tryptophan synthase subunit alpha, translated as MTPSDMSLYEVFRRCRPLIVYICAGDPSPDETVDIADRIVRAGADVLELGLPHSDPIADGPVIQAASQRAIAAGMNTDLYFDVASKIDGVPKVFMGYYNMVYRRGLERFVSDCRASGICGMIVPDLPMEESRPLREVTSRHGVDLINMIAPNTPDKRIRDIVSTSSGFVYLVARSGVTGARADLQESTKHLVERVPPVIPRAVGFGVSRPEHAAELVRAGADGVIVGSACVDLIGKKELDQLEDLIRSMKKAISEVSVKSAASIHQS; from the coding sequence ATGACTCCGTCTGATATGAGCCTGTACGAGGTATTCAGGAGGTGCAGACCTCTCATCGTCTACATCTGCGCCGGTGACCCCTCCCCTGATGAGACCGTGGATATCGCGGATAGGATAGTGCGCGCAGGTGCTGATGTGCTCGAGCTCGGCCTTCCACACTCAGATCCGATCGCGGACGGGCCCGTGATACAGGCCGCGTCACAGAGGGCGATAGCCGCTGGCATGAACACAGACCTGTACTTCGATGTTGCATCGAAAATAGATGGTGTGCCGAAGGTATTCATGGGATACTACAACATGGTTTATCGGCGTGGCCTGGAGAGGTTCGTGTCAGACTGCAGAGCATCTGGGATCTGTGGGATGATTGTGCCGGATCTGCCGATGGAGGAATCGCGCCCCCTCCGAGAGGTGACAAGCCGCCATGGCGTGGATCTCATAAACATGATAGCTCCGAACACTCCTGATAAACGCATCCGCGATATCGTCTCCACGAGCTCAGGTTTTGTGTACCTCGTCGCCAGATCAGGGGTCACGGGCGCGCGCGCGGATCTGCAGGAGTCGACGAAGCATCTTGTAGAGAGAGTACCTCCAGTCATTCCAAGAGCCGTTGGCTTCGGGGTCTCGAGGCCAGAGCATGCTGCCGAGCTCGTCCGGGCCGGCGCAGACGGAGTCATAGTCGGCTCCGCATGTGTTGATCTCATTGGTAAAAAAGAGCTTGACCAGCTCGAGGATCTGATCAGGAGCATGAAGAAAGCGATCTCTGAGGTAAGTGTTAAGTCCGCAGCATCCATCCACCAATCATGA
- the trpB gene encoding tryptophan synthase subunit beta translates to MDEISCEVRFGRYGGRFVPETLVQPLLELAEAFERLRADPGFSEELSRLMRDFAGRPTPLYRAENLSRALGRTVYLKREDLLHGGAHKINNTLGQGLLAKYMKKRRLIAETGAGQHGVATAIVGALLGFETEIYMGELDIERQRMNVFRMELLGARVIPVKSGSRTLKDAINEALRDWAASYESTHYLLGTVAGPHPYPSMVREFQRVIGDETRSQILAEEKRLPDSIVACVGGGSNAMGIFTSFLEDAVRLIAVEAGGRGSGRGARSAEHGASLALGEPGVLHGAMTKILQDPYGQILESYSIAAGLDYPGVGPELAHLAETGRVETAMASDETAIMGFKALSRLEGIIPALESAHAVGFAIEHPEVLGELSVINISGRGDKDLHTVMAHDSV, encoded by the coding sequence ATGGATGAGATATCCTGCGAGGTCAGGTTCGGCAGATATGGTGGCAGGTTCGTTCCCGAGACGCTGGTGCAGCCGCTTCTCGAGCTTGCAGAGGCGTTCGAGAGACTGCGAGCGGATCCTGGTTTTTCAGAGGAGCTCTCAAGGCTTATGAGAGATTTCGCCGGCAGGCCGACTCCGCTCTACAGGGCTGAGAATCTGAGCAGAGCGCTTGGAAGGACTGTGTACCTCAAGAGGGAGGATCTGCTTCACGGTGGCGCGCACAAGATCAACAACACCCTCGGGCAGGGACTCCTGGCAAAATACATGAAAAAGAGAAGGCTTATTGCCGAGACTGGCGCCGGCCAGCATGGAGTCGCCACAGCGATCGTGGGCGCACTGCTGGGATTCGAGACGGAGATATACATGGGCGAGTTGGACATCGAGCGGCAGCGCATGAACGTCTTCAGAATGGAACTTCTGGGCGCCAGAGTCATACCTGTTAAATCTGGCTCGAGAACACTGAAGGACGCGATAAACGAGGCGCTAAGGGACTGGGCTGCAAGTTATGAGAGCACTCACTATCTGCTCGGAACAGTCGCCGGGCCTCATCCGTATCCGTCGATGGTACGTGAGTTCCAGAGGGTGATTGGAGACGAGACTAGATCGCAGATCCTCGCGGAGGAGAAGAGGCTTCCAGACTCGATCGTCGCATGCGTCGGCGGAGGATCGAATGCGATGGGCATATTCACCTCGTTCCTGGAAGATGCTGTGAGACTTATCGCAGTCGAGGCTGGAGGGAGGGGCTCTGGCAGGGGGGCACGGAGCGCGGAGCACGGAGCATCGCTCGCACTGGGGGAACCAGGGGTGCTTCACGGAGCAATGACAAAGATACTGCAGGATCCATATGGCCAGATACTGGAGTCGTACTCGATAGCCGCGGGCCTGGATTATCCCGGTGTTGGGCCTGAGCTTGCCCATCTCGCCGAGACGGGACGGGTCGAGACGGCGATGGCGAGCGACGAAACCGCGATCATGGGGTTCAAGGCACTTTCCAGACTGGAGGGCATAATACCCGCGCTTGAATCTGCACACGCGGTAGGCTTTGCGATAGAGCATCCTGAGGTGCTGGGGGAACTGAGCGTGATAAACATCTCCGGCAGAGGCGACAAGGATCTGCACACGGTGATGGCCCATGACTCCGTCTGA
- a CDS encoding phosphoheptose isomerase family protein: MSGLFEIFREATLLQCGFLEKLLRLDMSEVASFSESLASFLSDTERNKFVYGLAAGRSALSLYSFLQLLQNHFDNIFPCTLEDPVQRHFNPRKMNLGIAVSGSGETPSVNKYIEDVMGQGGEIKLITANRNGTAYRLVEDYKNGTILVIEGRTKYSTDKERRSRLSPLGTEFELEVLAFLNALFKDIQARLDGHHDDRCPEYCSTIQDFEENGRLIADMDQEHLERWFGRLFPRSGRYVIGGVGRSGLVARAFEMRFTHLNKISYWERDFNTPSFQIGDVYIPITGGGNTYEALEGARNAFRNGADVMPITANSGSNLMALVREKGRLDDVVFIPVKKDYEGLFKGNRSTTSWLVSEFTKYRYPIFEINTSIFTNSVVAVGAEFLGIVEAGMRRLHV, encoded by the coding sequence ATGTCTGGCCTGTTTGAGATATTCCGGGAGGCAACACTCCTGCAATGCGGATTTCTGGAGAAGCTGCTTCGTCTCGATATGTCTGAGGTTGCGTCTTTCTCAGAGTCGCTGGCATCTTTCCTGAGCGATACCGAGAGGAACAAATTCGTCTATGGGCTTGCTGCAGGCAGAAGCGCCCTCTCGCTGTACAGCTTCCTTCAGCTCCTGCAGAACCACTTCGACAATATCTTCCCGTGCACGCTGGAGGATCCAGTCCAGAGGCACTTCAATCCGAGGAAGATGAATCTGGGGATAGCGGTCTCGGGCTCGGGAGAGACCCCATCTGTGAACAAGTACATCGAGGATGTCATGGGCCAGGGAGGCGAGATCAAACTGATCACAGCCAACAGAAACGGCACAGCGTACAGGCTCGTGGAGGATTACAAGAACGGCACCATACTTGTGATAGAGGGGAGGACGAAGTACAGCACCGACAAGGAGAGACGCTCTCGGCTATCGCCACTGGGCACGGAGTTCGAGCTCGAGGTCCTGGCGTTCCTCAACGCCCTCTTCAAGGATATCCAGGCGAGGCTTGATGGCCACCATGATGATCGATGTCCTGAGTACTGCTCCACGATCCAGGACTTCGAGGAGAACGGAAGGCTCATAGCTGATATGGATCAGGAGCATCTCGAGAGGTGGTTTGGCAGGCTCTTTCCGAGGTCGGGGCGCTATGTCATTGGAGGTGTCGGCAGATCCGGGCTTGTCGCGAGGGCATTCGAGATGAGGTTCACGCATCTGAACAAGATAAGCTACTGGGAGAGAGACTTCAACACGCCAAGCTTCCAGATAGGGGATGTGTACATACCGATAACAGGCGGGGGTAACACCTACGAGGCGCTTGAGGGCGCGAGGAACGCGTTCAGGAACGGCGCGGACGTGATGCCGATCACCGCGAACAGTGGGTCGAACCTGATGGCGCTTGTGAGGGAGAAAGGCAGGCTTGATGATGTTGTTTTCATACCTGTGAAGAAGGACTATGAGGGTCTCTTTAAGGGCAACAGAAGCACCACAAGCTGGCTGGTATCCGAGTTCACGAAGTACAGGTACCCGATATTCGAGATAAACACATCCATATTCACAAACAGTGTCGTCGCGGTGGGCGCTGAGTTCCTGGGCATAGTCGAGGCCGGGATGCGCAGGCTCCACGTTTAG